The Chloroflexota bacterium genome window below encodes:
- a CDS encoding DUF502 domain-containing protein yields MTTLTCRGSSRRTRGRAPRRRVRRRDRSLLPPEYRTEAWLGVHIPGLGVLLTLLIVFITGVFGANIIGARLVNFWHEVLHRIPASAMRFMRSISVCCLRLMRGRMCKHPAEA; encoded by the coding sequence CTGACAACCCTCACTTGCCGAGGTAGCTCGCGAAGAACGCGCGGGCGCGCGCCTCGGCGTCGGGTGCGGCGGAGGGATCGTAGCCTGCTGCCGCCTGAGTACCGGACGGAGGCGTGGCTGGGCGTTCACATTCCAGGTCTGGGTGTGTTGCTGACCCTGCTGATCGTGTTCATCACCGGCGTGTTCGGCGCGAACATCATCGGCGCGCGCCTGGTGAACTTCTGGCACGAAGTCCTGCATCGCATTCCGGCCTCGGCGATGCGCTTCATGCGCTCGATCTCGGTTTGTTGTTTGAGGCTGATGAGGGGCCGGATGTGCAAACATCCGGCTGAGGCGTGA